The genomic stretch ATCATATTCATTGTAGATTTATTGATGTATACATTTGCCTTCAATGGAAATACCAAAGAGTTCTTATCAATTAAACGTAAAGAGATTTACACTCTATTTACAAGATACATAATAATTAATGTACATACAATGTATTCACCAAAAATGCAGTATATACGACCTGCACAGCAAAACTGATTCCCAGCTGTAGCATGGGCTTAACTTAAGCAAGTTatcacaagtaaaaataaaaataaaattgatctgCCCTTGATATATTCAATGACTCTGTTTATGTGAACatttcattctttaaaaaaattgcctTAAACTTGATAGATTTTACAAAATGCTTACTTTTTTAagtaattttacaaaatgcctaaattcaGAAAATGACTGTATTACATAAATAGAGATACATCGAAGAGAAACCATCTTGTTTAAATGAATACTAATACTTCAGATTATTTCTTTCGggttgaaaaatacaaaataaaaatgtatatgcagtcgataaatattttaaaattgaattgatATTCGAACCCTTCAAAACAGAACAAAATTCACCCTTTTTGTAATTGATTGttccaaaataaatcaaaactatatgcatgtaaaaatatatgtgcatttgcataaggtcgatttctatccgacgcagctcaatatttgattcatctgaaatgtTAGGACATCAccattaaaacagaaaaaaaaccattagcACAACTCAACAATAAAACTTAATTCAAAATTTCTTTCATTTTCTCCCAAAATACAACCTTTCCCTGTTCATCATTTGGGTATTCGATACAGGAATCGTTTTGAATCTGAAATATTATGACATAAccatcaaaacagaaaaaaacaataacacaacTCAAcgataaaattatttcaaaatttcttttattttctcccAGAATACAACATTTCCCTGTTCATCATTTGGGTATTCGATATAGGAAtcgttttgaacatgttcaagcATAATAAGAGGAAGATCTTTTGATCGAAATTGGTCTAAGAATACTAAAAACAATATGTTTTCTTTACTTCTGGAATAAATACTTTCCATTCTAGCCATGTTAAATTCAAACATGCAATAGTATGAATCCAGAAAAGACTTTGTTATGATACACACTACCTTTCTACTTTCGTGTATAGAATTAGTTATATTATACGTAATCTCGTTTCCGGGCAAAAAATCACGTTTATGGATGCATAGTTTTGCATTGCCTCCTTCTTCTAGATTCGGTATACACTCTCTTACAATAAAATCTTGTTCATTGTCGGCATAGGATATGAAAGCATCGTATGTGTATTCCTGTTCATCAGTTTGGGCGATATTGTCTCGTTTATATTTACTCTTTATCATGTAGTATGCATATCTCAATCTCcatctatatctatatacaattcCAATTATCGCGATAACTAACATTGACGTAATCGATATAGAAATGCAAATTATCAGAACGAGGCGTGATGCACAATTCTCTTTCAGTTGCAACATTGTACTTCTAAAGTCTGTCAAAAAAATAGTTGTTCCATTTGCGAATTTACATTTCGTCTCATTTTTAGCGGAAAAATAGTCCTGTTTGTCAAGTAACCATTCAATGAATGAAATAGCATCACAGCTGCATTGTAAGATATTTTCTCCAAGGTTTAATTTTACATTCGACGAACCAAACAGGACGTCTAATTTCTTCATAGACTTTTCGCTAAACTTTTGTATTCGATTATTCGATAAATCAAGAACTTGAAGTAACGTTAAATGCGAAATGTCAAAATCGATATCGGTAAAATAATTGTTGCTTAGATTTAAAACACGTAAACTTTGATGTCCATGGAAAATGGAAACATTCAAATAGTCAAGGTTGTTAAAGGCGAAATTTATTACCGTTAAGTTTGATGGATAGGAAGGATAATATGTTTTCAATCTTAAATAATCTCGGAGATTGTTATTTTCTAAATTCAGACTCGATAAATGGGGCATTGATAAACAGAAACAGATTAACTTGTTTGATGAAAGGTCCAAATACTTTAAAGTTATCGGTAAGTCAAAATCATGGACTTCACAACTCAAACATAATCTCTGCATTTCATTGTGATCTAAAAATAACTTCTGTACACCCGTTTTGTTTAAAGCATTGAAAACAAGGTGTTCCCACATTTTCCGTAAAGCTTCGATAGTGTCTGATAATACTAGTGTATCAATGGCGAAATGTTTAAAATCTTGCAAAATATTTGACCAAACCGTTAGCTCAGGATTAGTTGAACTAAGATTGAGATATTTTATATGTCGCCCTGAAAATGTTCCGACTGCATAGGATTTTATAACACAGTCAGTTATATCTATTTGGTCTACGTGAGGTATGTTGGAAAATGTTTTCTCATTggcatccatgacacaaaatccgGCTTTGactttctttaattttgataatgaCAAAAATCCCTCACGAAACACATTATCAGGAGAGATGTCGATTTCAATACTTTGTAGATTTGAAAGGTCAGATATTATATATTGTGAAAACCAGGTGGCGTTGCACTCTTCAGACCTGCCTCTTTGAAGACTTATATCTAAATTTGTTAAAAACTTCAAAGGTTGAAATACAGATTTAGAAAAATGTCGGCTATTGTAATCAAGACTGTTCTTTCgtaaaattaatatttctaaCCTTTCGAGCCCCAAAAATGCCCCAATTTCTAACCATTCTATTCTATTAAAAGACAAGTTCAGCTCCCAAAGATTACTCAAGTTCAGGAATGTCTTATTGTGTACAACTTTAATCTGATTACCGCTTAAGTCAAGTGAAACTATGCTTGATAGCACAACTGGAATTGACGTAAAGTTTCTTTTAGAACAATTTGCATGTAGATTTAGATGTCTATCTTCCCAATAACTGCATTGATATTCTGTTCTTTGAGAAATGATTCCATATACTGTTGTGACTATCGTCACGATGAGCAATACAAGCATTGCAAATATGATGCTTTTCTACCTGTtaagataataaaaaattaaaaatgataaaacattatGGAAGTTAAAGTCATTTACACGAGTGACTGGTGAACAATAATGGTtatccaattcttaaaccaatgcatgtatataattatcATAAACTAAGTCTTCTCTGGACGATGTTTTCATTTCTTACGCAAACATTTCGAataatcgtcattttttgttgtctctgtctgttatgatatGAATTAATGAATTAATGAATGATAGCTAATTGactgtcgtgttttgaagccgtatTATACCGATTATcatcttatagtaaacaatcaacaaagaagcatggatattgagtacgtctttaacatgtacaatcagatgatagtttatttaaatgacagatCCATGTGTATTGCGATCACAGAATTGTTACTAgagggtcacgctaaggtcacttggtatttggcaaaacatttaggaattttggttcttaatgctctttaacttcgttctttatttggccttttcatttttttttattcgagcgtcactaatgagtcttttgtagacgaaacgcgcgtctggcgtatataaaaaatttagtcctggtatctatgatgagtttatttgcatacggaaaatatcggcgaattgcttcctgggaGCAAGCAATTACAAAAGGTAAACTTCTTTGTTAATTTGCTTATGACTTTTACTTCaactttaacatgtataatacacTAAGTCAAAGAAGgatttaagaaaaaacaaaaaaacgtcAGTTTCGACAATATTGattatataaaacagaagatgtggtatgattgccaatgagacaactatccacaaaagaccaaaatgacacagacattaacaactataggtcacagtacggctttcaacaatgagcaaagcccataccgcatagtcagctatgaaaagctccgataagacactgtaaaacaattcaagcgagaaaactaacggccttatttatgtaaaaaaaaaacatgaacgaaatacaaatatgtaacacataaacacacgacaaccactgaattacaggctcctgacttgggacaggcacatacataaataatgtggcggggttaaacatgttagcgagatcccaaccctccccctaacctgggacagtggtataacagtacaacataagaacgaactataaaaatcagttgaaaaaggcttaactcatcagatggacaaaaatacaagtggacgtggaccggtacttatacatcccgacacaaaaagacacaataaacagatctgagagtactgtacatttaaatatataattcgtcaatgttatgtccctttgaaaaTAACAATTGTATTTTTCcatcaaaattaaaatcgatCAATGGAACAGTTTTAAGGTGgttcctaacactacagggagataactctgtaaagtcagcttaacgttttaattacgttatgttgtaaagggaataagcttctcaatgatcaaaattggtgtttgtcaagctgctatataaccagtgtaattttttctgacaaaacggttggttcaaaattttgaatttttttatatttttgttaaagggtcaaagtaaatactttgacaaaattttaagaaaattaaacgagccaaattaattttagtgaaagtgttgggtatgAATATTTATGCGAACaactacttttgcataggtactatttctctACCAAAATAAAAACTGTAGTACAATTtttagtactattttgttactttgaaATCATTAACTTCATCTGATTTTTTACCTTATATAACAAAGTGttcaatttcttttgtttaatttctacaTAGTTTCCGCCTGACTTGTTGTATAAATTTTATCACAGTATCTTTAAGTTCATATTTTCAAAGATATAATTgtagtataatttaaaaaaaatgatgttagGTTAAATACCTGGCAGACTTGACTATGGAATGTATAGATCGAATACAGAAGTATTAGTGAAGTATTTGTATcaaatcaatctaattaaaaaccgatctctcatcgctcctgtttctgatatgtcgcgtgggagatctaacgaaacccgctttgaggtcacatgtgagtgacctcgtaggtgtgtctttttcgaccaatgaaattgagtcttccacgatcttggaagtttaacgtaaggcaaagggatgtaactcattttatttacgacgaaatcgtcagtcataataattcataaacttttttgattggcttattaataggtcgtcaactcatttgcatatctttataaattcatgacttttagttcactcacatgtgacctcaaagccggtttcgttagatctcccacgcgacacatcagaaacaggagcgatgagagatcggtttttaattagattggtatcaAATATGAAAAGTGGAGATAATCATCGTTATTGTGTGTGAAAAAGAAAAGGAAGTACTTACGATTCTCTTAAATTTCGTCATTCGTTGAATGATGGAGGGGTATAAGAAGTATTCTActctttcaaatatttatttttgcatCCGAATACGACAGTTTAGCTATGTTTATTTGATTGATATAACGTATTAGAAGTGATAGGAGTTAAACAAAATCCGTGTTTTTGTTCATTAGTTAGAGACCCGTAGTTTTTTTAAGGCACTTCTGATTGCATGGCCACACAGGCTTTGTTCATTCATGTACAGGTTCACTTTGACTTCCGCATTTTTAACCAAAGCAATTGTTTATATATTACGTTAGTGTATTATCAttaccaaaatttgaaaaaaatgaaatgttttatacGAACATATTGAGCTTTGGGTAAGCTTATGACACAACATTCTAccagattttaaatgaaaagggTGCACACGTTTATATAGGTGtctatcaaatatttaaaatattatcatcaaatataatatcaaatatatcaaatattatattaaatatatcaaatattgttgCTAAGTAAATACATTTACCTGTCAGTTTATATTAAACTTTCTTCTTCAACTATATGGCACACACGATCACATTATTTTAATGTTGGAGTAGTATGATAAGATACTTCCTACTATATGATAATGATTTAAAATTCGCATTGGAGATTCATTGTGAATGTTGTTGAAATAGGTGTATTCGTATAAATACTTCCCGTTTTGAATAATTGTTTCCTGTACATGTCATGATTTTCGCATTACAATGTACCTATTTTGTATGGTGATggtttaaataaatgtgttttgtcAAGTTATTCAAATCTTTCGTCAAACCCGTCTTCACAATAGACTTAAAAATGTACTTTCtgacaaatgaaaacaaaaacataattttgttttaaaatttcaacatttaaaacttGTAATATGTTTTTTTACAGAATGTATATTAATTAAAATTTCTCCATACATAgcgtttaaaactttttttaaaacatcgATCCACCCTTTAGTTTTTCAGTTTTATTGTGCATGTTTAGCATAACAGGACCTTTTCATGTATAAAAGCTGATGTCTCGTTTATTGATGCACAATGTCATATTGTGATTTGATCATCAGATATAACACCAATGTCATCTATTTGCATTTGTACAAAACACATACTTTACCATTATATGTATCGTCATAGAATAAGAGATTTTTAATTTCCTACTAAGTAGTTTAGTCCAAAAATGAATGATATGGTAAAAAAAGGCATATGTTGTTAATGTATATCTTACGTACTATTACTACAGTACTGTGAATCATCGCCACCTAAAACTGGATTCAATCGAAGCAAAGAgtaaacatttaatacaaaaTCCTGTTTGCTTCTTGTTTGCATAAAACAATTAAACCACTaaatatcaaaaaatgattttataagcTGTTACCTCATCAAACCAGAAGAAGAAACAATTTACACTTAAGGAATTCTTACCTTGAATAGTTATTTATCACTTTTGTCCCCTACTCGTTGGTACCAAATTATTGGTGGCCATGATACACAGTGAAAACTACTGttatgagaaagaaaaaaaactctCCTTTTATGCTATACTAAATTATAATATGCTTTATGTTAatatttttccgacgtagtctgtatagtttcggtttgtgccctttgaccTTAAGGaagcttaactatggcaacagaatacgcatgttCGAAAATcttttctgtgattggacaaaatgctgtcatggtgggtgatttggttgtgtttgaaaaatcgtctcgttaattatatcgtgatgaaaagcaagtgaaaaactataaatatttgaactagatcttacaaagatttatatttttattaaaataattgtttctcctataactctttgcatccgtgacagctgtttattcgggacaattatatattttttaatgtaaactttattgtacgaacgtacatgacttttagaacgcacctacgcatgtgagatttccgcggggttttggtgaatgtaaacagaaagatacgaggaccgagaatactgaacacaaacagagaaaacgttatttaaatggtatttttGTGCTTctaaggttatcgaaatgatagttttaaacatatactcaaatttaaatacgtcggatatcttttttaaagatagttcttgtttaacTTATAAGATATTCTCTTCTTTTTGTTTCAATTATTCCTAGGTTCTTTATAGTTTGGTATAGGTTATCATAAATGTTATACTGAAATCGACGAACACAAAAAGCGTACTGATATATTTTCGAAACTGCAGAGGAGAAATTATTACGCTGTTGATAGCGTCTATTGTTACTATCGTTATCTTCTTATCTTCTTATTAGAGTACACTCAGCTACTAAATGCAAGTTCAAACCCAATTGactgattaaaaaaatgttgtatcTAAAACCAAATTTATCACATCCAACTTCCAATGTTTGTTTTACTcattattatcttgtatatttttCGTCaacaaatgtttgaaaaatattgaactaCTCCAATATAGAACATGCGTAAAAAAACATAAAGGCACAACTAGAAATGTAAGTGAATTAAAACAACTTGAAAGTACGTCTTACTTGTGGAATATAAGGTCTATCGGTGATACGTTTATTTGAGAGAGAGGAGAAGAAAACCTGGACCGAAGTGTTTCTGAtaaacattagcaacacgacaggtgccaaatgcggagcagaatctgcttatccttccgaagccgctgagatcaccccaagttttttggtggggtttgtgttgcttagtctttatttgtCTGTATTGTGTCTTgcgtactattatttttctgtttgtctttaatttgtcttttttttctttttaagccatggcgttgtcagtttattttcaatctttgaGTTTGCCCTTTGGTATTTTTTGCTCATCTCTTAGtcaaaatatagcaaaaacatACGATTACAAAAATAATCATACACATCCACCACCCATAAAAACCCATGCACACAAAAACACAAAGACACCAACATACCCAAATTCACCCACACAAATATCCCTAATGCATATACACATTCTCATACTGACAGAAATCGATATTATTGACAAGTCGATCTTGTTTCCTTcttctattagaaaaaaaattgaactccACCTGAATCTTTTATCAATCATATCGTGATACTTCGACTGTTTGtaatatattacaaaatgtatttcagatttgtttttttatattaatagtGGAAAATACAGTAGAAGTTCAATTATTTAAAGTTgctaatatataaataaacaaatcgATTATAAGAATTTGTGATCAAATATGCTGggaaatatatctatatatataaagaagaatAGGTTATCATCGTTACGGTTATGTATATCATGTGTTGTAATGGTCAGAGCACTGAACTGAAACAttatgaaataaatacatttatttattaactagagtataacattttaataataatagTTTATTACTAATATAAAGGGAACCGGGATCTTTCAAAGAAATTAATTTCTGCGACCTATCGAAAATGTCTACTTGTATATACAAAGAAGCATTAAAACTGCTTACCAAGACTTGTAAGTGTTCCTTTTTATTCAGAatcattcttgtttttttttttatatctatgatACCTTTAAGTCTTTCAAACAGCAAATAATTAAGAATTTGAAATGCATACCAAAGACATTTTTTACCTTTGATTCGTGTATTATTGAACTGCAACGACTAAACAGGAAATCTTTATTGcttataaaattaaaactgaaactTGAAGTGAAACTCAAATCTTAGACGATAAACAAAATGTTGTGagtaatgttatttatttatcaaattaaaacatttgactttaaTAAATAGAAAAAGATAACTAATAAGAATGGTGGCACTTATTGAAGATATAGGTTTGGAATGTTCTAATGTCTCTTGATTATTTTCACTTCTTTCAAATAATGATTTTAGAATAGCAAAATGTCTGTTTGAGAAATCTGTACCAGGATGATACGTGAAGGAAAACTGGAGGACGGAAGTCTCGTAGGTACAAAAACAAAAGTACCACATAAAAGACTTACAGCAATACATTTCTTCAGcatatcaaataatacaaaattaaaaaaaaaaaaaaaaacagaattaataCAGATGTTAAGCATGTTCAACAATGAAACCCAAGTATATTTTTTACTCGTGTTCAACTTTGTGTATAAGTCATACACGACCACAAGATATCAGACAATACCAATATAGAATATGTATGTCGTACAACACtgacacataaaaaaaatcagtagaTGCcaattatatattctttattcatgattcacaaaaataaagaattaagTAGCCGAGGAAATTGTCGATGCATGTTCACACTATGCTTACTTCATATAAAGGAGTGCTTTCTTTACGCAGAAACTGCTTCAACAAGGTTATaaagaagaaagataaaaaaaaatacagttcgAATATATTATGGACAAGATAACGAATTTTTTCATCCATACAATGTGTCTGTGTCGAAACTAACTTAGGACATGTCTTCCGcgtcttagattgtggtttacCATTTACGTCGTCTGGTCTTTTAAGTACCGAACGTGACCTATTCCCAAATATGACTTTACTGAGCGTGAATTAGCATTGCTATGAGAAGTGTCTCagtatttgtttattatattgtttGTGTCTTATcgtttttatttgtgatttttatttttttcactttgtattcttatataaaagaaaatataattagTCACCATGGTTATGTATATGATTTTAGTCTAAAGCAACTATGTGCACAGGATTAATCTGTTTTACACAGTTTGATTTGAAGGAACGACCGACACtattactaacacaattctatatcAATATTCGTGTAACCGTGGttgaaatgtactattatattattttgtatgtatgtCTCTGTCGTtggtgttcttgcatttatttgtactgtatttccGTCATGCAATGACTATTATGTCATTTGAGTGGTATATGAAGCATTATCGTAAAGTGCGAAGGTTTGgcttgtttttcttaaaatgtcctgtatcaaaatgcaagtcatgaatatggcagttgttatcaaatagttcgtttctatgtatgttgcatagttgtttgtttttgttgcactgcagtgttctgttatttcgttgttttcctcttatagttgatgtgtttccctcggttttagtttgttacccggctTTGATGTCTCTCGGTCGATTTAAGACTTTTGAACAGATTTATTCTACTGTTGTTTCTAGTGATGGTCTAACTGGTTTCCTATAGGGGAACAGTATGTCAAAGTTCTACATTGTAGCAATGAGCGTTGAGTGTGGATCGTTATgcaattgaaatttgttttttacagGTCAATCGTGTTAAATCCTGTTatgatttctattttttacaCTGTTATGCttattccaataaaaaaaatcacatgtacCGTTGAGGAAACGCCCTTAATGATTGGAATATGGAGTGATTTTTAACCTTGATTAACACTAAGTTTTGTTTCGTATGTTTCCGTATAAATACCTACCTAGCATATTGAAAAACTTTATTTTCAGAAAACATATTGTTATACAGTACATGTGTACTACTATTATACTTAACTTACTATTCTCATTATCATAGTTGTCTATTGGTATAATCAAAACCATATGAACCCTACAGAAATTTACTAGTCTACTTATACCCTCTTTTGCTTTATTATCAAATAATTGATACAAAAAGAAAAGTGCATTTACACAGTTCGTCATACAATTACGTGACAGAATTCTGTTAC from Mytilus edulis chromosome 7, xbMytEdul2.2, whole genome shotgun sequence encodes the following:
- the LOC139481883 gene encoding toll-like receptor 4, producing MLVLLIVTIVTTVYGIISQRTEYQCSYWEDRHLNLHANCSKRNFTSIPVVLSSIVSLDLSGNQIKVVHNKTFLNLSNLWELNLSFNRIEWLEIGAFLGLERLEILILRKNSLDYNSRHFSKSVFQPLKFLTNLDISLQRGRSEECNATWFSQYIISDLSNLQSIEIDISPDNVFREGFLSLSKLKKVKAGFCVMDANEKTFSNIPHVDQIDITDCVIKSYAVGTFSGRHIKYLNLSSTNPELTVWSNILQDFKHFAIDTLVLSDTIEALRKMWEHLVFNALNKTGVQKLFLDHNEMQRLCLSCEVHDFDLPITLKYLDLSSNKLICFCLSMPHLSSLNLENNNLRDYLRLKTYYPSYPSNLTVINFAFNNLDYLNVSIFHGHQSLRVLNLSNNYFTDIDFDISHLTLLQVLDLSNNRIQKFSEKSMKKLDVLFGSSNVKLNLGENILQCSCDAISFIEWLLDKQDYFSAKNETKCKFANGTTIFLTDFRSTMLQLKENCASRLVLIICISISITSMLVIAIIGIVYRYRWRLRYAYYMIKSKYKRDNIAQTDEQEYTYDAFISYADNEQDFIVRECIPNLEEGGNAKLCIHKRDFLPGNEITYNITNSIHESRKVVCIITKSFLDSYYCMFEFNMARMESIYSRSKENILFLVFLDQFRSKDLPLIMLEHVQNDSYIEYPNDEQGNVVFWEKIKEILK